A stretch of DNA from Natrinema salaciae:
GGCGAGAGGCCACCGAAGCCGAATCCGGTGACGACGACGCTCCCGAGCAACAGGAGGCCGATACCGCTTGCGATCACGCCCGAAACCCCGAGCCCGGCGACCAGCCCACAGAGCATCAGCGCGGTCCGGCGAGCGCCGAACCGGTCGGCGGCCGCGGGAACGGTCAGGACGCCGACGACGTTGGCGGCGACGAGCAGGCTCGTCGTCCGCCCCGCTCGGTCCGGCGAGTAGCCTCGGGCCTCGAGCAGCGTCGGGAGCCACCCCTGCATGCCGTGGGCGATCAGCAGGTACATCGTCCCGACGACGACCACGAGCTGCAGTTCGCGGTGGGTCAGGACGAGCACGAGATCCCGACGGATCGCGGCGAACGAGAGCGACGAGTCGGCTTCGTCCGCGTCGTTGGCCGCCCGGTTGCGGGCGTCGATCCGCAGTCGCCGCGCGACGACGAACCAGAGCAGGCCGTAGCCGATCGCGACGACGCCGCTCCAGAAGAAGAGGGCGCGCCAGCCGCCGAGCAGCGGCCCCAGGACCGGTCGACCGATCGCGAAGGCGCTCGCGGTTCCCGCCGACGCCCCCACGAGGTAGATCGAGGAGGGGAACCCGGTCTCGTCGGGCGGGAACAGCACCGAGACGAGCTTCGGCAGTCCGAACGTGATGGCGGTCGCACCGACCCCGATCAGCAGCGTCGCCGCGAGCAGCGACGGAAAGCCGACCGCGAAGCTGCGACCGGTCTGGGCGACGCCGTAGATCAGCACGCCGGCCGCGAGGGTCCGGCCCGGACCGACGCGGTCGACGACCATCCCGGTGAACAGCGCGATCGGAATGTACGTCAGCGGAACCGCACCCGCGACCACGCCGGCCTGAGTGCCGGACAGGTCGAGTTCGCCGATGATCGTCGAGAGGTACGCCGGCAGCGAGAACCAGATGAACATCAGGACGGTGTACCCGAGCGTCCCGACGGCGACGGCACCGTACGCGCGACGCCGACTCAGCCGATCAGTCATCTGGACGTGGATGGGTGACGGCGGCCCGAGTAGTTTGCCGTCGCGGTACGTCTCCCCGGAATCGTCCCCGGACAGCTCTTTCCCGCCGGTCGGTGTCGGTGACCCTATGACGCCCGACGAACGCGCCTTCCTCGAGCGGGCCCGCGTCGGTTCGCTGGCGACGGTCGACGCCGAGGGGCGACCGCACGCGGTCCCGATCTGTTTCGCGCTGCTCGAGCCGGCGGCGTCCCCGGCGGACGCGACCGGGGCGCGACGCGGCGACGCCGACGGTGGCGACGGCCGCCGAATCGTCTCGGCGATCGACGAGAAGCCGAAGGCGACCCGCGACCTCCGTCGCGTTCGGAACGTCCGGACGAACCCGCGGGTGACGCTGCTGGTCGACCGCTACCGCGAAGACTGGTCGCGCCTCGCGTGGATTCAGGTCCGCGGTCGCGCACGGATTCTCGAGCCGGACGGCACGACCGGCGATCGACCGACCGGGGCGATCCACGACGCCGCGGTGAGGGTGCTCGAGAACAGGTACGACCAGTACGCGGACCAGGACCACGCCCTCGACGATCGGCCGATCGTTTCGATCCGGGTCACGCGAGTCGTTTCGTGGGGGGCGCTCGAGAGCGAGTCAGGGAGCGACTCGGAAGACGCGAGTACAACTGCGCGGGCGAGCGATCGGGACGGTGCGGAGGACGCCTGACGGCGAGCGGTCAGTCGTCGACGAGCGATCGCTCCGCGTTCCCGGCGATGAGGAGCGTGCCGATCACGACGGCGACGGTCGTCACGAGCGGGTTCACGAGACCGAGCGCGGCCGGCGGGATGGCGATCGCGTTGTAGACGAACGCGAGCGCGAGGTTCTGTCGAATCCGGTCGCGCGCCGCCGCCGCCAGCGCGAACGCCCGCTCGACCGCGGCGAGGTCGTCGTCGACGATCGCCACGTCGGCAGCGTCGGCGGCGAGCGCCGTGCCGCTGCCCAGCGAGATTCCCAGATCGGCCGCGGCGAGCGCGGGCGCGTCGTTCGTCCCGTCGCCGACCATCGCCACGCGGGCCTCGGCTTTCATCCGCTCTACCGCCGCGGTCTTCCCGTTCGGCGGGACGCCGGCGAAGACGTGATCGACGCTCGGATGGCGATCGAAGATGTCCGCCGCCGTCCCGTCGTCGCCGGTCAGCACCACGACGTCGATCCCGTCGGCGGAGAGCGCCGTGACCGTCTCCTCCCACGCCTCGCGGGGCTCGTCGCCGACGATCACGATTCCCTCGGCGACACCGTCCCGGCCGACGACGACCGGCAATCGGCCCGCTTCGCGCACCCGGTCGATCCGCGCCTCGAGGCCGCTCTCGAGGGACCAGTCCCGCTCCCGAAAGAGGTCGGGGTGGCCGACCAGGACCGTCCGGCCGTCGACCGAGCCCTCGACGCCGGTCGCGTGCGTGTGGAAATCCCGCACCGCCAGTTCGTCCGCCGCGGCCGAACCGCCGTCCGCGCGAGTCGCCCCGCCGTCGACATCCTCGGCCGGCCCGGTCCCATCGAACGCGTCCGCGATCGCTGCGGCCGCCGGGTGCGCCGCCCGCCGCTCGAGGGCGGCGGCCGCCGCGAGGAGGTCGTCGGGCGCGTCGGCCTCGCGGACGGTCATCTCGCCGGTCGTCAGCGTCCCCGTCTTGTCGAAGACGACCGCGTCGATCGCTCGCAGGCGCTCGAAGATCGTCTCGTCGAAGACGACGATCCCGTGCTCGAGGGCCTCCTGCAGGCTCGCGGCGACGGAGTACGGCGTGGCGAACCCGAGCGCCCAGGGGCTCCCGACCATGACCGTCATGAGGACGGCCAGCGAGGCAGCCATCGCGCCCGCGCCGGTGAGCAGGACGCCCGCGCCGACGACGACCGCAGCGCCGACGACGACCGGCACCAGCATCGCGGCGAACTCGTCGGCCCGTCGCGTGACGCCGTGGTCCGCGCTCTGGACGTTCCAGACGACGCGGGTGAGCCGTTCGATGCTACTGGTCGTCCGGTCGCCGACGTCGACGACCGCCGCGTCGGTCGTCACGACCGAGCCGCCGACTACCTCGTCGCCCTCGCCCTTCGTGACCGGGAGCGACTCGCCCGTCACGACGGCTTCGTCGACCGCGCACTCGCCCTCGGCGAGTCGGCCGTCGACGGGGATGCGCTCGCCCTCGCGGACGAGCACCCGATCGCCCGACTCGAGTTCCGCGACGGGCACGTCCGCCGTCGAACCGTCCGCGGCGTAGCGCCGAGCGGTATCGACCTGCGAGACGGTGAGGTCGGTCAGCCGGTCGGTCGCGCGGCGTTTGACGGTCGACTCGTAGTAGGTCGCCCCCATCACGACCGCGGCCACGACGATCGTCAGGTCGAAGTAGAGGTCGTTGCGTCCGAGCCCGGAGACGACGACGCTGTAGACGTACGCGCTGACGATCGTCAGCGCCGCGAGCAGGTCCGTGGTCGGTCGCCGGAGCGTCAGGCTGACGTACGCACCCCGCAGGAGCGGCCCCCCGGTCAGATAGAGGATCGCGCCCGTCCCGACGAGAAAGAGCGGCAGGTACAGCGGGCCGCTGAAGCCGGTGAAGGCACCCTCGAAGTGCGCGATCGCGCCCCAGTCGGTAAACGACGTCAGGAACATCGGGTAGAGGACGGCGACGAACGGCAACAGGAGGAACGAGCCGAAGACGACGCCGACCACGTACCGCATCTCGAGCATGTCCTCCGAGCGGCGCTTCCGGAGCCCGGACATCTCCCGCGACCGCCGGGTGCCGCCGGTCTCGTCCTCGGCCGTCGCGTCGTCCCGCAGGTACGCCGTGTAGCCGACCGTACTCAGCGCGTCCTCGAGCGCGTCGGCCGAGACCCGGTCCGGATCGTGGTCGACCCGGATCGTCTCCGTGACGTAGCTCGCCTCGGCCTCGGTCACGCCGTCCCGATCCGCCGCGACGGTCTCGAGGAACGTCTCGCAGGTCGCCGAGTGCATGCCGTCGACTCGGAGGAACGTCCGACGGGTCTCGGGTCGCCCGTCGGCGTCCGCGCTCGCGGTCTGCCCCGGATCGGTCGGCGGGCCCGCTGGACGAGGATCGGTCTCGTCGGCGGGCCGATCGCTGCCTTCGTCGGGTGCACGATCGCCGTCACCCGTCCCGAACTCGGCGGCCACGTCGCGGCAGCCGGTCGAACAGAATTCGGGTGGCTCCGACTCGCCGACGGCCGCCGAAAGCGGCGTCCCACACAGCCGACAGCGGTCGCGTCCGTCACACCCCACGTGTCGATCGCTCACAGCGGCAACTGCGGGTTCGACGGCAATAACAGTGACCGATCACGCCGCTCGCCGCGCCGGTCTCCCCGTCGGTGCATCTCACCCGCCTCAGGTCGTGTCCAGATCGAGCCGCGAGAACCTCCACGACGAGATCGAACTCGACTCGAGGGCGAGTCCGTCCTCGAGGTCGCGCGCGAGGAGCGTCCGGGCCGTCGGCTGGACCAACGCCGAGAGGGGAAATCGCGTGTCCGGATAGAACCGAAACCGGAGCGGCGTCGGCACCGTCTCCCCGAACGCCTCGACGTAGCTGCGGTCCGCGTGATCGTCGAGCGCCGAGGCCAGCAGTTGCTCGAGCGCCGCGTCTTCCGACTCGATCGTCCGCGGGAGCGTGTCGACGATCCGGACGTGATCGCCGACGGTCGAGACCACGAGGGCGGCGATCGGGTCGCCGTCCCGTCGGGCGACGTACGCGGCGTAGGTGTGCGCCGGGTTGTCGAACCGCCAGCGGTAGAACGCCGCGGACCGGTTGGTGTGGATCATCTCGGGGACGGAGCGGTGATAGATCGCCGCGAGGACGTCGGCCGGCGGCGTCTCGTAGCGCTCGACGGCGATCTCGGAGTCGGAACCGACGAGCAACCGATCGCCGGCCCGGTGGGAGGTCGCGATGGCGGTCTCGAACGCCTCCCTGACCGCGGTGGCCGGTCCCCCGTCGGCCGACCGCGAGTCCGCGTCTCTGGCCGTCAGCCCGGTGCTTCCCTGCCCCTCGAGGGCGCTGAGGGGGTTCTGCGGTCGGTAGTAGGCCGGCACCGTGCCGACCTCGCGCCAGCCGTGCGCGAGGTTGCCGGGCTTCGAGTTCTCGTTCGGGAAGTTGAAGAAAAACGACGGCTCGCCGTCGGCGTAGCGCTCGACGGCCCGCTCGTTCATGCGATCGAACAGCCCGCGCCCGCGGTGGTCCGGGTGGACCATCGTATCGCAGGGCTGGAACGCGGTTCTGACGAGTCCGCCGACGCGCATCTCCTGGGCGAAGAACGACCGGAAGCCGACGGGTTCGCCGTCGGCGCTCGCGACGAGAACTGGGACGTGATCGACGTACGGGTTCTCGCGGAACTTCCAGCGGAACCACCCCGAGCTTCTGTCGTGCCCGAAGACGGTGTCGTACATCGACAGAAACGTCTCTCGATCGTCGGGTTCGAACGTGCGGACGGTGTATCGCGTCGCCGTTCGTGTGGGTACACTCATGATCGAGGTCGGTGCACGCCCGTCTACGAGGCGAACGGGGGACGCCCCGCTGTGCGGTCGTGACGGGTGGATATCCGTCTCGGAAGGGAAAGCCGGTTGACCCTGAATACGCCACCCCGACAGGTCCGCGATGGAGTCGGTTCGGCCGACCGTCAGTCGATCGGACTCGAACCGAGACCGGTCGACGCCGCGTCGACCGTCCGCCTCGATACCCGCGAGCTCGGCCGTCTCGACGTTCGAGCGGCGGTCCGCCTCGGCCGCCGCCCTCGGCGAGCCGTCTCACCGCCGTTCGACGACGGTGCCGTCCTCGCCCACTGCGACCGCTCGAGCCCCGTCCGGCGCGACCGAGACGTCGATGAGCGATTCCGGCGCGCGCGTCTCGACCTGCTTCCAGCCCGCCGCGTCGGTCCGCTCGTAGATCGCCCCGTCGGCGTCGCACGCGATCGTCTCGCCCTCGCGCCGGGCGAGCCCGCAGATCGCTTCCTCGCCGACCCGCTCGGGCGTCCACGTCGACCCGCCGTAGCGGTGGACGACACCGTCGTCCGCACTCACCAGACAGTCCCCCCGTCCGAGCGTCGCGAGGCTCTCGAGGGTCCCGCTCGCACCCCCGAGGCCGACGCGATCGAACGACTCGCCCCCGTCGGTCGTCTCGAAGACGCCGTCGTTCGTATCACAGCAGTAGCCCACCGACGCGTCGGCGAGCGCGATCCCGCTCAGGCTCGAGCCGTCGCCGGGTTTGACGGGGTCGTCCCACGAGCAGTCGCCGTCGCGGTAGCGGCCGCGCAGGACCGCGCCGGAGCCGTTGATCAGCAGGATCGTCTCGTCGCCGCCGGCCCCGCCGACGGCGACCCCCAGCCAGTTGTCGGTGACGTCCGCCGGGGCCGTGTAGTCCGTGTGGCGGCCCGTCTCGGCGTCGATCCGCCCCACGGCACCGCTGTCGCCCGCGACCCAGACGGCGTCCCCATCGTCGGTCGCGTCGACCGCGAGGAGGTCCTCGCCGGCGGCGGCCGGGCCGTCCTCGAGGGTAATCGACCACTCGCCGGCGTCCCGGCCGGCGAGGGGAGCCGCGGTGAGAACCACGCCGTCCTCCCCCACGGCGTAGACCGCGCCGCGTGCGGTCGCGCAGACTCCCCGGAGCGTCGCCTCGGTGGGAACGTCGACGACGCGCCAGTCCCGAGTGCGCTCCGCTCGGCCCTCGTCGTCGGCCGGCACGTCGCCACCGGCTTCGGGTTCGCGACCCCGGCGGTCGACGGCAGCGCCCGTCGGAGCGCCCGCTCGATCGGCGTGCGTCCCGCTCTCAGTTCGCCCGTCGGTCTCGGTGTGCTCCCCGCTCTCGGTGTCCTCGAGCGGTTCCGTCTCCGCTGCCGATTCTTCGCCGGCCGCCCCCGTCGGTCGGGCGGCACGCTCTCGGTCGACCGCGGGGTCGCCCGCCGTTCGATCCGCCGACGGCCGCCGGAGATACAACACGATCGGTGGCAGGACGTAAGCGGCGAGCGCGAGCACGGCGAACCCGCGGTGGACGATCGTCAGCGTCCCGAAGGCCGTCATGCCGGCCGCCGCGACCGCGTGGACCCACGACTTCGCGTAGCGGCGAAAGAAGGGGACGAAGTCGTTTCCGGACCGTGAATCGTGGGTAGCCATGGTCGAGCACCGCCGCTCGAGTCCAGCTACCGGGCTGGCGAGCAAAAACGTGCTGCAGGCACGGCCCGAGACGCGACGACCGGGTTCGCGAGCCGCGGTCGCCCGAGAATCCGTTCGGCTCGTCGGTCTCCCCAATCCGGGTCCCGCGGTAGTCACCGTTCGGCGTTCGACGTTCGGCGAGATCGACGCGGGGCAAGCGACTGCCAGTGTCACCGCCGGGTCGGGCTCGGACTACCAGCGTCGAGGGACGGCCTCGAGCGAGACGGTGAGGACGCCGTTGTTGTAGACGGCCTCGCGGTCGTCGCCGACGACGTGCCCGCGGGGGAGGGGCGTGAGCGTTCGTTCGGCGACGCCGTCGACGCCGCGGTCGACCGCGATTCGGAGTCGCCGCGAGCCGGCTTCGACCGTCACGTCCTCGACGGGAACGGGATCGACGTCGACGGCGACGCGAAGCCGGCCGACCCGCCCGTCGTACACGACCTGAATCGGAAACGGAAACGGTGCCGTGTCGGGAGGCGAAGTGAAGGACACGGGGTCACGTTCCGACGACGACCGGATACGTTTCCGCGTGAACAGGTGTGTGCTTGATGTGCCCGGGACGCGGCCACCGATCAGCTATGGACCACGCTTCGTCGGCAGCGCTTCGATGGCGGCGAAGGCAGCCCGTGCCGCCACGAGTACCACTCACCGTGCGGGGTCGTGTCGGTACCGAAATCACCGGCGAATCCGCCGGCGCTTCCGGCCGGTGACGGCAGTCCGACTGACGCGACCGCGATCGGCGTCGCTCGAAACCGGCGGTTCCGGAACCGACCGCACCGAACGGCTCAGAGGTACCCCAGATCCGCCAGTCGGTCTTTGGTCCCCTCGCGCATCTCCACCTCGCCGGCGGCGTCAGCCTCGCCGAACGGCTCGAACCGCCCCTCGAGCCGTCGCCGAAGCGTCCGCACCCGCTCGGGTCGCTCGTCGCTGATGTCGGTGTCCTCGAGCGGGTCCGTCCGGACGTGGTGAAGCCGTTCGAACCCGTCGTCGCCGCGGACGTACTTGTACTCGGGCGTCCGGACCGCTCGCAGCCGGCGATCGAACGTCCGGACCCGATCGGGAATCTCGCCGAAGCGAGCCTCGAGCCGTTCGATCGACGGCTGGGGTGCGACGTACTCGGCGAAGACGGCGTTGCGGGGCTCGGCGTCCGAGTGGGGGTGGAGCGACCGGCTCGACCACTGCTCGCGCAGCGCGGGATCGTCGACGCCGGCCGTCTCGAGCAGCGTGGCCGGCAGGTCGAGTAACTGGACGAGGTCGTGCCGCCGACCGCCGCCGGTGAACGGGCCGCCGTGACAGACCAGCGGAACGTTCAGCAGCGTGTCGTAGAGGTTGTACTGGTGTCCGAAGAAGTCGTGTTCGCCGATGTGCTCGCCGTGGTCGCCGCAGACGACGAACAGGGTGTCCTCCCACTCGCCGGCCGCCTCGAGTGCGTGCCGGAGCTGGCCGAGCTGGTGGTCGACGTAGGCGATTTCCCCCCGATAGAGCCCGCGAAGGAGGGCGAACTCGCGGTCGGAGATGTCGTAGCCGTCGCAGTCGTAGGCGCGGGGGTCCTGTCTGATCGCAGCCGCCTCCTCGTAGCTGGCTCCTGCGGGGAGGAACCGCTCCGCGTACGCTCTCGGCGGGTCGTACCGAACGTGGGGTTCGATGAAGTTACAGAACAGGAAGAACGGCCGCTCGTCGTCCCGACTCGCGAGCCAGTCGCCGATCCAGTCCGTCGACCGGTCGGAGCCGTCGTCGCCGGCCGGCTGCAGGAGCTCGCTGTAGAGGATGTTGGCCGCGTTGACGAGCGGATTCCCGTCGAGGATTCGATTCCGGGTCGCGACGAGCTTCTCTCGGAGGTCTTCGCCGCGGACGACCGCGCCCATGTCGGCGTCGGACTGAATGTACTGCCAGCCCTTGCGAAGATCGTCGAACCCGCGATCGAAGCCGAACTCTTCGGTAATCCAGGTGTTGTTCGAGACGCCGATCGTCTGAAACCCCGCGTCGTCGAAGGCCTCGGGCAGCGTTCGAAGCTCGTCGTCGAGATAGGTGTGGTCGCCGTGGGTCCCGTGTTCGGAGGGAAACGTTCCGGTGAAAAACGATGCGTGGGAGGGAAGCGTCCAGGGCGCGGTCGCGAACGCGTTTCCGAACGCGACCCCCTCGTCGGCGAGCCGCGTCAGCGTCGGCGTCGGGTTCGCACCGCCGCGATTGCCGCTCGAGCGGGGTCGGTCGTCCGGCGGGGGTTGCGCGCCGGCGTGGTCGTCGATCGTCGGTGGGCCGTCCGAGAACGGCTGCATGCCGACGCTTTTGGCCCGGGCCGTATCGAGAACGACGAGAACCACGTTCCGCACAGTACTATGTGACTCGTCGTCACGTCCGTTAGAGTCCGCCATGGATACTGTACGTCCACGGCAGATAGGGAAGGCCACCCGCCCGGAGTATGCAGGGCCGTAATGCGATCTATGGCCCAATATCCGGCCGAAACGGACCGAGTACGGTCCGCTTCGAGATCGACCCGACACCGACTGCGGCCGGGTCCGGGTGCGGCCCGGGTAGTCATCTGCCGGTCGAATCTTCATCCGGCCGGATCACGTACACTCTCCGATGACTGAGCACCAGGATCACGACGCGACGACGGACGGTTCGACGAACGACCTCGAGGGTATCGAGGAAACGGCGGACCTCGAAGCGCTAGAGGCACCGGCCGGCGCGCTCGCGAGCGGAACGCTGCCGCTGGTCGGTGGTGGGCTCTTGCTGGTGGCCGCGGTCCGCTCGCTGATCGCGAACCGACGGCGAGCGATTCCGCTCGCGATCGTCGGCAGCGGGCTGATCGGGATCGGACTCCGTAACCGGCGCTCGAGCGACGAGTCGACGGAGGGCGGCCCCCCGGAAGTCGAGGAGGGAACCGACGGGAAGGAGACCTCGGATCAGGCCACCGCCGCTGCCAACCGCGTCGATTCGGGACGGGAGTCCGAGACCCAGCCCGACGGCGAGATCTCGGAGGAGCCCGAAATCGACGACGCGGTGGATTCGGGCTCGCAGATCGAGTTCACGGACGAACCGGACGAGGATGCATCCCGGTCGCGACCGAACCTCGGGGCGGACGAGGAAGAGCCCCGGCACGAGACCGAGTCCGACGGGGTCGAGGTCGACGTCTCCGATCCGGCGATGGCCGACGAGGTCAGCGAGGCGACGGGGCCGTCACCCGAGCAGGCCCAACCGACCCAGACCGCGGACACCGAACCGGAGGAGAGCCCCGCGGAGGACGCCTCTGGGATGAAAGTCGAGCCGCCGGACGAGGACGAGTCCGAATCGGCGGAGAGCGAGGGGGACGCCGGGGACGGAGAGAACGACGGAGACACGGACAGAGAGAACGACGGAGACACGGACAGAGAGAACGACGGAGACGCAGACAGAGAGAACGCCGACGGCGAATCGGCGGAGAACGACCGCTGACTCACACCGAACGCTCGTCTTTCGGGATCCTCTTTGTCTCAAACAGAACCGAAAATATAGTATGGTCCCTCTGTGCGTATGCGTCGCTATTGCGGAACGGTGTTACATGGACCCGTCGCTTCCAATCGCCAGAGTCAGTTAGAGATCTGCAATACCATCGAGTAGAATTTCGAGTTCAGTGTGTCCTCGATACTGGACCACGTTGCTCCTCGCGTCGTAGTCAACGACACCGGCATCCGCTAATCGAGGAAGTGCTGAGTGGTGTAACTGTCGGGCAACCCGTTCCGCATCGCCGGGGCACTGGTCGCTGATTTCGTTTGCGAGGGTACTAACCGAAGTGACGTCCGCCGTCGAATCGCGGAAGTAAGAGAGGACGGAACGACGACGGTGATTGGCAATCAGGTTCAGAAGATCGTCGATCTCACGGGGATACAGTTGCTGTTGCGTCATTATTTTGATTCACTTGTGATCGAGTGATCACAACTTGGGGCGGTCTATCGAGTTCGACGAGGAACCTGACGGCGTGTTGGTTCCGAGGGAGGCCCAACCCTAACCGATCTCTCTGATCGATCTCTCCCACACGACGATGGGGCCGACTCGCTCTTAACTCTGTTGTGAGCGACTGGCTACATATTCGACTTTTCGCAATCGTGCCGTCCGAAATTGTGTGTTCTGCATTCGAAGGTGTGTATTTCCCCAATTTACATCCGAAATTCTGTGGAAAGTCGACTTCATATCACATGTCATTCATTCGGCGATTCGTCGTCTCCGTCGTCGCCGTGCGCGTCTACGTCCCCCGTCCCTTGCAGGAAGAAGTGATTGAACGGCTGAACGTGCCGTCGTCTCATCATCTCCGAACTTTCGATCTCGAGGCCAAGGTCGTGGATGCTATCGGTGATTCTGGTAACGTCGGTCGTGTTCGTCCCGACGACATCGACGTGGAGATTGCGTCTGCCAGTGAGCATCTCGCGGACGTCGATGATGCCTTTGATCGATCGGACCTTCTCCGAGAGAGGGGAGAGTTCGGTTGGAGACACGGTGACGACGAACGTCATTTGCAGCGGGAGGTTGGCCGCTTCGTAGTCGATTTCTGGATGGTATCCCTTGATGATGCCATCCGCCTCGAGTCGGTCGATGCGGTTGCGAACAGTACTGGCCGAGACGCCAGCCGTATCGGCGATCTCCTCTGCCGTCGTATTACGGGCATCTCTCTGAAGCAAATAGAGGATACTCCGATCGACATCGTCCAAGTCACGACCCATACGACGAGTTACGTCGCGAAGGCTCCTAACATAGGTGCATACCGCGTTGGTTCCCTGATGGGTTCGTTCACGGAACAGTCTCGAAGTCTCCGTGCTGCTACTATAGGTCGGACCGTTCGATCCGACGCTGTACTGGGCGGTCGTCCTCTACTGAAAGGAACGGAACGTTGCTCCGCGTCAAACCGAGGCCCAGCGGACGTGTCCGCAGGAGTGCTCAGAACGACTCTTCCGGTTCCTCGCTTTGCTCACCGAGTGCCGGCGGCGTGCGATCACTGTACCCTTTCCGTCCGATGGCGCCTTCGGGGACGTTGCTGAAGATGGCCGTGCGGACTTCCGTCGCCGAGTCGAACCGCTCTTCGGGCACCGGGCTCAGCACCTCCTCGAGCGTCTGTTCGCCGTCTTCGAACCCGAGGACCGCAGTCCCGTACGCGTCGAGCAGTTCTTCGCACGTCGCCGGATACTCGTGTCGATCGAGTCGGTCGGCGAGCGGGCCGAATTCGACCCCCAGTTCTCTGTCGCGTTCGCTATCGGACATTACGGGAGGATCCTTCATCATCGATCATAATAAATTGCTCGCGTGATTTCTTGACCTGTTTCGTTCGGCACAGATGACGGGGACGCGCTCCGTCGACAGCACGGCGTGGCGAACGGCGGGTGTACTCGAGAGTGATCCCGGCGTTCAGTCGAACGTGTACGTCCGCAACTGCTGTGTCCGAGGACGGGAGAGAGTAGCGCACATTCTTCAAGAATATCCGATTTTTCCACAATCTCTACCACATACACATGCAAATAGTTCCGATTTGTCAACGGTCTGTTTTCGAAGGGGAATCATTACTCACTGCGCTGGAGAAAAGTTATACTGTTATCCAATCATCATCTGAGCATGAGCACTCCGCTTGCAAATATTTGGGGGAATACGGTGATACGAGGAGTGATTGCAATAAGTGCGCTAGTTATATTCACACATTTCTTTACAGGTATGTCCTCTGATGGGGTATTTCCTCTAGTAATATTACTTTCTGGAGTGGTACTGAACGATGTTCTCAGCGAATCGTTTGAGTTTCCGAACGGGACAGAATGGGTCGTCTTTGGCACGTCGCTTCTCATCACCGGTGCATTTTTCGGACTAGTCGAATCTGTACTGATCGGTGTTATATTTTCGATTATTGGAACGTGGTTTTTGTTCGATGGTCTGACAATAA
This window harbors:
- a CDS encoding MFS transporter, which produces MTDRLSRRRAYGAVAVGTLGYTVLMFIWFSLPAYLSTIIGELDLSGTQAGVVAGAVPLTYIPIALFTGMVVDRVGPGRTLAAGVLIYGVAQTGRSFAVGFPSLLAATLLIGVGATAITFGLPKLVSVLFPPDETGFPSSIYLVGASAGTASAFAIGRPVLGPLLGGWRALFFWSGVVAIGYGLLWFVVARRLRIDARNRAANDADEADSSLSFAAIRRDLVLVLTHRELQLVVVVGTMYLLIAHGMQGWLPTLLEARGYSPDRAGRTTSLLVAANVVGVLTVPAAADRFGARRTALMLCGLVAGLGVSGVIASGIGLLLLGSVVVTGFGFGGLSPLIRAIPPELEGIGARLTGTAVGFIFAVGEIGGFLGPVIVGSLHDLTGSYAPGLGLLAAAGLVVAVAGGVLRFRYSD
- a CDS encoding TIGR03668 family PPOX class F420-dependent oxidoreductase, producing the protein MTPDERAFLERARVGSLATVDAEGRPHAVPICFALLEPAASPADATGARRGDADGGDGRRIVSAIDEKPKATRDLRRVRNVRTNPRVTLLVDRYREDWSRLAWIQVRGRARILEPDGTTGDRPTGAIHDAAVRVLENRYDQYADQDHALDDRPIVSIRVTRVVSWGALESESGSDSEDASTTARASDRDGAEDA
- a CDS encoding heavy metal translocating P-type ATPase — protein: MSDRHVGCDGRDRCRLCGTPLSAAVGESEPPEFCSTGCRDVAAEFGTGDGDRAPDEGSDRPADETDPRPAGPPTDPGQTASADADGRPETRRTFLRVDGMHSATCETFLETVAADRDGVTEAEASYVTETIRVDHDPDRVSADALEDALSTVGYTAYLRDDATAEDETGGTRRSREMSGLRKRRSEDMLEMRYVVGVVFGSFLLLPFVAVLYPMFLTSFTDWGAIAHFEGAFTGFSGPLYLPLFLVGTGAILYLTGGPLLRGAYVSLTLRRPTTDLLAALTIVSAYVYSVVVSGLGRNDLYFDLTIVVAAVVMGATYYESTVKRRATDRLTDLTVSQVDTARRYAADGSTADVPVAELESGDRVLVREGERIPVDGRLAEGECAVDEAVVTGESLPVTKGEGDEVVGGSVVTTDAAVVDVGDRTTSSIERLTRVVWNVQSADHGVTRRADEFAAMLVPVVVGAAVVVGAGVLLTGAGAMAASLAVLMTVMVGSPWALGFATPYSVAASLQEALEHGIVVFDETIFERLRAIDAVVFDKTGTLTTGEMTVREADAPDDLLAAAAALERRAAHPAAAAIADAFDGTGPAEDVDGGATRADGGSAAADELAVRDFHTHATGVEGSVDGRTVLVGHPDLFRERDWSLESGLEARIDRVREAGRLPVVVGRDGVAEGIVIVGDEPREAWEETVTALSADGIDVVVLTGDDGTAADIFDRHPSVDHVFAGVPPNGKTAAVERMKAEARVAMVGDGTNDAPALAAADLGISLGSGTALAADAADVAIVDDDLAAVERAFALAAAARDRIRQNLALAFVYNAIAIPPAALGLVNPLVTTVAVVIGTLLIAGNAERSLVDD
- a CDS encoding GNAT family N-acetyltransferase, which gives rise to MSVPTRTATRYTVRTFEPDDRETFLSMYDTVFGHDRSSGWFRWKFRENPYVDHVPVLVASADGEPVGFRSFFAQEMRVGGLVRTAFQPCDTMVHPDHRGRGLFDRMNERAVERYADGEPSFFFNFPNENSKPGNLAHGWREVGTVPAYYRPQNPLSALEGQGSTGLTARDADSRSADGGPATAVREAFETAIATSHRAGDRLLVGSDSEIAVERYETPPADVLAAIYHRSVPEMIHTNRSAAFYRWRFDNPAHTYAAYVARRDGDPIAALVVSTVGDHVRIVDTLPRTIESEDAALEQLLASALDDHADRSYVEAFGETVPTPLRFRFYPDTRFPLSALVQPTARTLLARDLEDGLALESSSISSWRFSRLDLDTT
- a CDS encoding WD40/YVTN/BNR-like repeat-containing protein, producing the protein MATHDSRSGNDFVPFFRRYAKSWVHAVAAAGMTAFGTLTIVHRGFAVLALAAYVLPPIVLYLRRPSADRTAGDPAVDRERAARPTGAAGEESAAETEPLEDTESGEHTETDGRTESGTHADRAGAPTGAAVDRRGREPEAGGDVPADDEGRAERTRDWRVVDVPTEATLRGVCATARGAVYAVGEDGVVLTAAPLAGRDAGEWSITLEDGPAAAGEDLLAVDATDDGDAVWVAGDSGAVGRIDAETGRHTDYTAPADVTDNWLGVAVGGAGGDETILLINGSGAVLRGRYRDGDCSWDDPVKPGDGSSLSGIALADASVGYCCDTNDGVFETTDGGESFDRVGLGGASGTLESLATLGRGDCLVSADDGVVHRYGGSTWTPERVGEEAICGLARREGETIACDADGAIYERTDAAGWKQVETRAPESLIDVSVAPDGARAVAVGEDGTVVERR
- a CDS encoding Hsp20/alpha crystallin family protein, which codes for MSFTSPPDTAPFPFPIQVVYDGRVGRLRVAVDVDPVPVEDVTVEAGSRRLRIAVDRGVDGVAERTLTPLPRGHVVGDDREAVYNNGVLTVSLEAVPRRW